In Saccharicrinis carchari, one genomic interval encodes:
- a CDS encoding S41 family peptidase gives MIISKNIVFKYVLVGFLLMGAGGSLHAQKNDRDLQKLQLAYKLISTFYVDSTNDEKLVEDAIVGMLTKLDPHSVYISKEEVAKMNEPLDGSFEGIGVQFNIFKDTLMVVTPISGGPSEKVGIQAGDRILTIDGENVAGVGLKNTDVFSKLKGKKGTKVKLQILRNNVKDLISFTVTRDKIPIYSVEATYMATPQIGYVKINQFSGTTHAEFEKALKKLSDQGMQDLILDLRGNPGGYLKAAIDISDELLTEKKLIVYTEGLTSPRKDYIAGGKGLFESGRVVILIDEGSASASEIVSGAVQDWDRGVVIGRRSYGKGLVQRPLNLPDGSMIRLTIAKYYTPSGRSIQKPYNKGLESYQREIYDRYSNGEVLNVDSIHLDTEKKYYTKTKQRLVYGGGGVMPDLFVPADTTGFSPYYRDLVASGALNQFVLNYLDIHRKQLEAEYLTFEQFNKKFEVGESMLNELIAEGKKRKLKSDVEEFKKVSVLLAKAQIKALIARSLYTSSEYFETINPSTRVYNKALQLLLSESEYTNLLN, from the coding sequence ATGATTATCTCCAAGAATATTGTGTTTAAATATGTGCTGGTAGGTTTTTTACTGATGGGTGCCGGTGGATCCTTGCATGCACAAAAAAATGATCGCGACCTGCAAAAGTTACAATTGGCGTATAAACTTATTTCAACTTTTTATGTTGATTCCACCAACGACGAAAAATTGGTTGAGGATGCCATTGTGGGGATGCTTACTAAGCTCGATCCCCATTCAGTGTATATATCAAAAGAAGAGGTGGCCAAAATGAATGAACCATTAGATGGCAGCTTTGAAGGTATTGGCGTTCAGTTTAATATTTTTAAAGACACCCTTATGGTAGTCACCCCTATATCGGGTGGCCCCTCTGAAAAAGTAGGTATCCAGGCAGGCGACAGGATATTGACCATAGATGGCGAAAATGTGGCGGGCGTAGGTTTAAAAAATACCGATGTTTTTAGTAAGTTAAAAGGAAAAAAAGGTACCAAAGTAAAGTTGCAGATACTCAGAAATAATGTGAAGGATTTAATTAGCTTTACGGTTACCCGCGATAAAATACCTATTTATAGCGTTGAAGCTACATATATGGCAACACCTCAAATAGGTTATGTAAAAATAAATCAGTTTTCGGGCACCACACATGCGGAGTTCGAAAAGGCACTCAAAAAACTCAGTGACCAGGGGATGCAAGATCTCATACTCGATTTAAGAGGAAACCCGGGAGGATATCTTAAGGCGGCTATCGATATTTCTGACGAATTATTGACCGAAAAGAAATTGATTGTTTATACCGAAGGACTCACCAGTCCCCGTAAAGATTATATTGCCGGGGGAAAAGGATTGTTTGAGTCGGGTAGGGTAGTGATTCTGATCGACGAAGGCTCTGCATCGGCCAGCGAAATAGTGTCGGGTGCAGTGCAGGATTGGGATCGTGGAGTGGTTATCGGACGACGCAGTTATGGTAAGGGACTGGTGCAGAGACCATTGAACCTGCCGGACGGCTCTATGATACGTTTAACTATTGCCAAATATTACACCCCCTCGGGTAGAAGCATACAGAAGCCGTACAACAAGGGCCTGGAGTCGTATCAACGAGAGATTTACGATAGATATAGCAATGGCGAAGTGTTGAACGTAGACAGTATTCACCTGGATACAGAAAAAAAATATTACACCAAAACCAAGCAGCGTCTGGTATATGGGGGAGGCGGGGTAATGCCCGATTTATTTGTGCCTGCCGACACCACTGGTTTTTCACCTTATTATCGTGACCTGGTGGCGTCGGGTGCCTTGAACCAGTTTGTGCTCAATTATCTGGATATTCATCGTAAGCAGTTGGAAGCAGAATATCTTACTTTTGAGCAGTTCAACAAAAAGTTTGAGGTGGGTGAATCTATGCTGAATGAATTGATTGCCGAAGGGAAGAAAAGAAAACTAAAATCGGATGTCGAAGAATTCAAAAAAGTATCGGTATTACTGGCAAAAGCTCAAATAAAAGCCTTAATAGCACGTAGCCTTTATACCTCAAGTGAATACTTTGAAACCATTAATCCAAGTACCCGGGTATATAATAAGGCGCTGCAACTTCTTTTGAGCGAATCGGAATATACAAATTTATTAAATTAA
- the guaA gene encoding glutamine-hydrolyzing GMP synthase: MQEKIVILDFGSQYTQLIARKVRELNVYCEIYPYHSVPHLNADVKGVILSGSPHSVRDPKAPVPDLNQIKGRFPLLGICYGAQFLAHSFGGEVKPSDTREYGRAKLEFIDRKNELMTGVSDQSQVWMSHGDTIAQLPDKYRIIASTADVKVAAYEVSDEQTWGLQFHPEVYHSTDGKTILFNFVATICGCKQDWTPGSFVDTTVKELKTKLGNDKVVLGLSGGVDSTVAGVLLNKAIHDNLTCIFVDNGLLRKNEFQTVLDSYKHMGLNVIGVDARKHFLDALAGVSDPETKRKIIGRVFIEVFDREAHKIQNVKWLAQGTIYPDVIESVSVNGPSATIKSHHNVGGLPEEMNLKVVEPLNLLFKDEVRRVGKALGISPALLGRHPFPGPGLAIRILGDITQEKIDILQQVDHIFIQGLKDNELYDRVWQAGAMLLPVQSVGVMGDERTYERVVALRAVESTDGMTADWVHLPYEFLAKVSNDIINKVKGVNRVVYDISSKPPATIEWE, translated from the coding sequence ATGCAAGAAAAAATAGTTATTCTTGATTTTGGGTCGCAATATACCCAGTTGATAGCCCGTAAAGTACGTGAATTAAATGTGTATTGCGAAATATACCCATACCATTCTGTGCCTCATTTAAACGCGGATGTAAAGGGTGTTATCCTTTCCGGAAGCCCACATAGTGTGCGCGACCCAAAAGCACCGGTGCCCGATCTGAATCAAATAAAAGGCCGCTTTCCTTTGTTGGGTATTTGCTATGGAGCACAATTTCTGGCGCATAGCTTTGGGGGCGAGGTAAAACCTTCGGATACACGCGAATACGGCCGGGCAAAGCTGGAATTTATTGATCGGAAAAATGAATTAATGACCGGCGTTTCCGATCAGTCGCAGGTGTGGATGTCGCATGGGGATACCATAGCCCAATTGCCCGATAAATATCGAATCATTGCAAGCACCGCTGATGTAAAAGTGGCTGCCTACGAAGTAAGCGATGAACAAACCTGGGGGCTTCAATTCCATCCCGAGGTGTACCATTCTACCGACGGTAAAACTATTCTATTTAACTTTGTGGCCACGATATGCGGATGCAAGCAGGATTGGACACCAGGTTCGTTTGTCGATACCACCGTCAAGGAGCTTAAAACCAAGTTGGGTAACGATAAGGTGGTACTCGGACTATCCGGAGGGGTTGATTCAACCGTGGCCGGCGTACTGCTGAACAAGGCTATCCACGACAACTTAACGTGTATATTTGTAGACAACGGATTGTTGCGTAAAAATGAATTTCAAACCGTGTTGGACTCCTACAAACATATGGGACTTAACGTTATAGGGGTAGATGCACGCAAGCACTTCCTCGATGCGCTGGCCGGTGTGTCGGATCCCGAAACGAAACGAAAAATAATAGGTCGTGTTTTTATCGAAGTATTCGATCGTGAAGCACACAAAATACAAAATGTAAAATGGTTGGCGCAGGGAACCATCTATCCTGATGTTATCGAGTCGGTGTCCGTTAATGGGCCATCAGCCACCATTAAATCGCATCATAATGTAGGCGGTTTACCCGAAGAAATGAACCTTAAAGTGGTTGAGCCGCTTAACCTGCTGTTTAAGGACGAAGTACGCAGGGTAGGTAAAGCCTTGGGTATATCACCTGCTTTACTGGGACGTCATCCTTTTCCGGGGCCCGGGCTGGCCATCCGTATTTTGGGCGACATTACCCAGGAAAAAATAGATATTCTACAACAAGTTGACCACATATTTATACAAGGGCTAAAAGATAACGAGCTGTACGATAGGGTGTGGCAGGCAGGAGCCATGTTGCTGCCCGTACAATCTGTGGGCGTAATGGGCGATGAGCGCACCTACGAAAGGGTAGTGGCGCTTAGAGCGGTAGAGTCTACCGATGGTATGACAGCCGATTGGGTTCATTTGCCATACGAATTTTTGGCCAAAGTATCTAACGATATCATCAATAAGGTAAAAGGGGTTAATCGGGTTGTGTACGATATTAGTTCAAAGCCACCAGCTACTATTGAGTGGGAATAA
- a CDS encoding DMT family transporter: MSQAHQPNKSPKAYIGLLLMTSIVGFSFIFLKIGLRHTGAMHLMAYRFTAATISLFILWVFGIIKIPPLSSKKAKPLLILSLFYPLLFFTLQTFGMEHSTASEAGIIFATVPVLTLLAARIFLKEKTTILQKTGITLSIAGILFIIYHTGNLSGDTTLTGILLLLMSVLTVITYYILGKKISVNFSAIEITVWMTILAFLVFNGWSMASHIQNHTLQQYYTPLLENEFLWAVLYLGVLSSMLTSFLTNYALRHIPASQIAVFNNLSPVIAIVGGVLLLNENLFTYHIIGGLLVLTGVAMTVFFKNKDK, encoded by the coding sequence ATGTCGCAAGCCCATCAACCCAACAAATCACCCAAAGCCTATATAGGGCTGCTACTGATGACCAGCATTGTGGGCTTTTCGTTTATTTTTTTAAAGATTGGATTAAGGCACACTGGCGCCATGCACCTTATGGCGTATCGTTTTACGGCAGCCACCATTTCGCTGTTTATTTTATGGGTTTTTGGCATTATCAAAATCCCTCCCTTAAGTTCTAAGAAGGCCAAACCCTTGTTGATCCTTTCCTTGTTCTATCCTTTGTTGTTTTTTACCCTCCAGACTTTTGGCATGGAACACAGTACAGCTTCCGAAGCAGGGATAATTTTTGCCACCGTGCCGGTTCTCACCCTACTTGCCGCCCGTATTTTTTTGAAAGAGAAAACCACCATTCTGCAAAAAACCGGAATCACATTATCCATAGCAGGTATTCTATTTATCATTTACCATACCGGAAACTTATCCGGTGATACTACGCTAACAGGTATTTTGTTGTTATTGATGTCGGTATTAACTGTGATTACCTACTACATACTGGGAAAAAAAATCAGCGTTAATTTTTCGGCCATTGAAATCACAGTCTGGATGACTATTTTGGCATTTCTGGTATTTAACGGTTGGAGTATGGCAAGTCATATACAAAACCATACATTACAGCAGTACTATACTCCTTTGCTTGAAAATGAATTTCTTTGGGCTGTACTATATTTGGGGGTATTATCCTCGATGCTCACCTCTTTTCTCACTAATTACGCACTAAGGCATATTCCGGCTTCACAAATTGCTGTATTCAATAATCTTAGCCCGGTTATTGCCATCGTGGGCGGAGTTTTACTTCTTAACGAAAACCTTTTTACCTATCATATCATTGGAGGATTATTGGTTTTGACAGGTGTGGCCATGACCGTATTTTTCAAAAATAAAGACAAATAG
- a CDS encoding MBL fold metallo-hydrolase: protein MKVTFLGTGTSQGVPVIACQCDVCKSTDSHDRRLRSSVLIEVGGLKIVIDPGPDFRQQMLLHDVRSLDAILLTHEHKDHIAGLDDVRAFNWMTKKPVDVFAEQRVLQAVKNEFAYAFVERPYPGVPKINLKLIDEQAFKINGIEIIPIRGMHMKLPVLGFRIGSFSYLTDFNYIPNASLNKVRGSQVMVINGVRKEPHVSHFSLSEAVEVLQKVNPPRGYITHISHQLGRYAIENPLLPPNIQLAYDGLVVECE from the coding sequence TTGAAAGTAACCTTTTTAGGCACCGGGACTTCGCAAGGAGTGCCCGTTATAGCTTGTCAATGTGATGTTTGTAAATCTACCGATTCGCACGATAGAAGGCTTCGTTCTTCTGTATTAATAGAGGTGGGAGGACTGAAGATTGTTATAGATCCGGGGCCGGATTTCAGACAGCAGATGCTCCTTCATGATGTACGCAGCCTCGATGCCATACTCCTCACCCACGAGCATAAAGATCATATTGCGGGGCTTGATGATGTGAGAGCGTTTAATTGGATGACCAAAAAACCGGTTGATGTGTTTGCCGAACAACGTGTGTTGCAGGCGGTAAAAAATGAGTTCGCCTATGCTTTTGTTGAACGACCCTATCCCGGTGTCCCCAAAATAAATCTAAAGCTTATTGATGAGCAAGCTTTTAAAATAAACGGTATCGAGATAATTCCGATTAGAGGAATGCACATGAAGCTTCCTGTGTTGGGATTTAGGATAGGCAGCTTCAGTTACCTCACTGATTTTAACTATATACCCAATGCATCCCTTAATAAGGTTCGTGGGTCGCAGGTGATGGTAATAAATGGCGTGCGAAAAGAGCCTCACGTATCTCATTTTTCTTTAAGCGAAGCGGTGGAGGTGCTTCAAAAGGTAAATCCACCCAGGGGATATATTACGCATATTTCGCATCAGTTGGGCCGGTATGCCATTGAAAATCCTCTTCTGCCACCCAACATTCAATTGGCCTACGATGGTTTGGTAGTGGAGTGTGAGTAA